A single region of the Aptenodytes patagonicus chromosome 7, bAptPat1.pri.cur, whole genome shotgun sequence genome encodes:
- the FOXA1 gene encoding hepatocyte nuclear factor 3-alpha codes for MLGTVKMEGHETSDWNSYYADTQEAYSSVPVSNMNSGLGSMNTMNTYMTMNTMTTSGNMTSSSFNMSYANTGLGAGLSPGAVAGMPAGSAGPVNGMPAGVAAMGTALSPGGINAMSAQPAPMNGLSPYGGMNPCMSPMAYTQSNLGRTRDAKTFKRSYPHAKPPYSYISLITMAIQQAPSKMLTLSEIYQWIMDLFPYYRQNQQRWQNSIRHSLSFNDCFVKVARSPDKPGKGSYWTLHPDSGNMFENGCYLRRQKRFKCEKPANSKAPQEGRKDQAGASSSSSNSPLHRGHNKPAQLDTATSLSSSNPSTSPQSMDHSGSSTELKTSASAASSTISSVPALASVPHPPHSLAHEPQLHLKGDPHYSFNHPFSINNLMSSSEQQHKLDFKAYEQALQYSSYGASIPGGLPLGSASMAGRSSIEPSALEPSYYQGVYSRPVLNTS; via the exons ATGTTAGGGACTGTGAAAATGGAAGGGCATGAAACCAGCGACTGGAACAGCTACTACGCCGACACTCAGGAG GCCTATTCCTCGGTGCCCGTGAGCAACATGAACTCGGGGCTGGGCTCCATGAACACCATGAACACCTACATGACCATGAACACCATGACGACGAGCGGCAACATGACCTCCAGCTCCTTCAACATGTCCTACGCCAacacggggctgggggccgggctgAGCCCTGGCGCCGTGGCCGGCATGCCGGCGGGCTCGGCAGGGCCAGTGAACGGCATGCCGGCCGGCGTGGCCGCCATGGGCACGGCGCTGAGCCCCGGCGGCATCAACGCCATGTCTGCCCAGCCGGCCCCCATGAACGGGCTGAGCCCCTACGGTGGCATGAACCCCTGCATGAGCCCCATGGCCTACACCCAGTCCAACCTCGGCAGGACGCGGGACGCCAAGACCTTCAAGCGGAGCTACCCCCACGCCAAGCCTCCCTACTCCTACATCTCCCTCATCACCATGGCCATCCAGCAGGCGCCCAGCAAGATGCTCACGCTGAGCGAGATCTACCAGTGGATCATGGACCTTTTCCCCTACTACCGGCAGAACCAGCAGCGCTGGCAGAACAGCATCCGCCACTCGCTCTCCTTCAACGACTGCTTCGTCAAGGTGGCCCGCTCCCCCGACAAGCCCGGCAAGGGCTCCTACTGGACCCTGCATCCTGACTCCGGCAACATGTTTGAAAACGGCTGCTACCTCCGCCGGCAAAAGCGCTTCAAGTGCGAGAAGCCGGCGAACAGCAAAGCCCCTCAGGAGGGCAGGAAAGATCAGGCCGGGGCCTCCAGTTCCAGCTCCAACTCCCCCCTGCACAGAGGCCACAATAAACCCGCGCAGCTGGACACcgccacctccctctccagctCCAACCCGTCCACCAGCCCCCAGTCTATGGACCACAGCGGATCGAGCACAGAGCTAAAGACCTCGGCCTCGGCCGCTTCCTCCACCATCAGCTCCGTTCCCGCCTTGGCCTCCGTCCCGCACCCCCCTCACTCCTTAGCCCACGAACCCCAGCTCCACCTCAAGGGCGATCCCCACTACTCCTTCAACCACCCCTTTTCCATCAACAACCTCatgtcctcctcggagcagcagcacaagctggaCTTCAAAGCCTACGAGCAGGCGCTGCAATATTCCTCCTACGGGGCCAGCATCCCCGGCGGGCTGCCCCTGGGCAGCGCCTCCATGGCGGGCCGGAGCAGCATCGAGCCCTCGGCCCTAGAGCCCTCCTACTACCAAGGTGTGTATTCCAGACCCGTGCTAAACACCTCCTAG